The Nitrospirota bacterium genome contains the following window.
ATTGTCGGCGTGAGCCACGAATCAAATTCAGAATAACTTATTATCATCAGATAGGCAACGTCAAGACACGCGTCTCGGGGAGCTGGGCGTAATGAAGGGAAAGAAAGAAAACATCTGAAGAAGCCTTACCGGTTTTATAAGTGGAATGATCTGTCGAGGGCTGCGGGAGACGATGACAGCTCCTGAGAGAGGTTACTATCAGAGCCGACGCGACACCTTCGCAACAAAGTTGTTCTGTTCCAATCTTAAGACGTGTTTGGTGCATCGTCCCTGAAAGGCTATTCCAGGCCCGCGAGGATCTGCCGTACCCGACAGTTCAGGTTGAAATTCACGATGTGGCCCTACGTATCACCGCACTCACGCTTAGCTTTTCCTCACGAAGCGTCAGCTTTGAGGATAGATTGTACGTCCGGTGCTTATTGAAGAGGAGGGAGTCATAAGCTCGGAAATCACGGGTCTCGCTTACGGATGATGGGGCCTCGTGCGGGGTGAGACTGAAAAGGGGATGGGTTGTAGAGTGTAGCGCAATCCAGCTCTCTTATTTTGAGACTAATATTATATCCGCAGCGATGCGACCCGGAACCATCCATGAGTCTCCGCGATCACTCGAGTCCAGCCGCCGCTCACGGGTTCACTTCCTCTTACTCATATGCGCCTGCAGGCTCTGGATGTACTGGAGCCCCCGCTGCCGCATTGCGGGGTCCGTCTCCATGGCCACATACTGGTTCGCATACTGCAGCGCCATGTCGATACGCCCGGTCTTCTCGAAGGCAAGGGCCGCGTTCCAGTACCGCGACGGGCCCTCGGGGCTCACATCGATGGCCTTCAGGAAATACTGGAGCGCCTCCTCGTAGTTTCCCTTGACCATCAGGATCTCGCCGAGGGAATTCAGGGCCTGCGGCATGTTGGGCAGGCCGACGAGCGCCTGGCGGATGGCGAGCTCCGCGTCATCGAGCCGCTGCTTTCTCATGTAAGCCACGGAAAGATTGTTCAGGAGGCTTGGATCGTAGGGCGCGTACTGGAGCCCGGTCTGCCAGGACACGATGGCATCATCGATCATCCCGATCCGGAAATAGACGACGCCGATCTCACGGTAAAGGTCACGGAGCGGAACGCTGCCGTCGTCCTTCAGTGCCTGGACCGTCTTGAACTCCCGGATCGCGTCGGTGTACATGCCGTAGGTGGACAGCGCCTGGCCGTAGTTCTCGTGGGTCCTCCGCTTGTTCGCCGATTTGGCGGATGTGTCGGCCCACATGGTCACCGGCGTTTGATACACCCGGTTCCGGACATTCGCCCCGGCGACAAGCCCAGCCACCATGACGGTGAAAAGGATCAGCGCGATCAGGGAGGGCGGTTTTCCTGTTGCCACGGTGATCGCCCGGATCGGTGCGGAAACTGCCGCCTGCAGTTTTTTTCTCTGCTTTTTCTTCATGCTCAATGATTCTCCCTCTTGACCAGCTTCGTTCCCGGATAATAATGGGCGAGTATGGCGCGGTAGTCGGAGCCCTCGCGGGCCATCTGCCGCGCCCCCCACTGACACAGCCCGACGCCGTGCCCCCGCCCCCGTCCGGAAATCACGATCTCATCTCCGTACATCCCGGCCTCAAAGAAGACGCTCGGCACGAGCGAATTGCCGATGGCAGCCCGGAATTTCTCCGCCGGGACCTCGGCTGTCCCTCCCGCATACCTGATCTCCACCTGCTTCACCCTGCCAGCCGGAGTTATGCCATCGATGCCGATGTCGCGAATGTTGTTGATGCGGTAGCCCAGCCGCATGAGCGCGGACCTCAGTTGTACCGGACTTATCCTTTTTTCCCAGACACCGT
Protein-coding sequences here:
- a CDS encoding tetratricopeptide repeat protein; its protein translation is MKKKQRKKLQAAVSAPIRAITVATGKPPSLIALILFTVMVAGLVAGANVRNRVYQTPVTMWADTSAKSANKRRTHENYGQALSTYGMYTDAIREFKTVQALKDDGSVPLRDLYREIGVVYFRIGMIDDAIVSWQTGLQYAPYDPSLLNNLSVAYMRKQRLDDAELAIRQALVGLPNMPQALNSLGEILMVKGNYEEALQYFLKAIDVSPEGPSRYWNAALAFEKTGRIDMALQYANQYVAMETDPAMRQRGLQYIQSLQAHMSKRK